A genomic region of Nitrospirota bacterium contains the following coding sequences:
- a CDS encoding nitric oxide reductase — MIPGKLGLIVGIVAGVWFIKWASSGLGPLGLAFGLLLSAVFLMWLGYMLPKARMLLVSIGFFTLMSGSFASYSNWLPQSRGEVPPVEPAGAAKKAEDMTTQELADKGEMIIFGEMGTLHGQGKGQCPLCHGFKKGDVSERAPNLAGIPSRAAERIKDPRYLKPDSVQTEAFSGSGRATSAIEYIAESHSCPNCFIVAGFGVKGSNDRESPMPQVHKPPIQLSIDELIAVDTWLFTREGEEAPAVADLRAAYEKFIPAADRPEPAQEAAAPAGGAPAIAIAMGTDKPEDMLTKMGCGACHTIPTTPNKFGAIGPVLVEKTNASKRIASPEYQARVKAGKAHAKTPKEYVIESIMNPSAFVIPAFKNPGAPDVSMMPADFSKKFTYEAVEKLADFLLSIDESAAAKDGIKVDKDGKKLPG; from the coding sequence GTGATTCCAGGAAAGCTCGGCCTCATTGTGGGTATTGTCGCAGGCGTCTGGTTTATCAAGTGGGCATCGAGTGGACTGGGTCCGCTCGGCCTGGCGTTCGGCCTGTTGCTCAGCGCGGTCTTTCTGATGTGGCTGGGCTACATGCTCCCCAAGGCTCGGATGCTGCTGGTCTCAATCGGGTTCTTCACGTTGATGAGCGGATCCTTTGCCAGCTATTCGAACTGGCTACCACAGAGCCGCGGTGAGGTGCCGCCGGTGGAGCCAGCCGGCGCCGCCAAGAAAGCCGAGGACATGACGACCCAGGAACTCGCGGACAAAGGCGAGATGATCATCTTCGGCGAGATGGGCACGCTCCACGGCCAGGGGAAAGGGCAGTGTCCGCTGTGTCACGGGTTCAAGAAGGGTGACGTGAGCGAGCGCGCGCCGAACCTGGCCGGCATCCCGTCACGTGCCGCGGAGCGGATCAAAGATCCCCGGTATCTCAAACCCGATTCCGTGCAGACCGAAGCGTTTTCAGGGAGCGGGCGGGCGACGTCGGCCATTGAGTACATCGCCGAGTCCCATTCCTGCCCGAACTGCTTCATCGTGGCTGGGTTCGGAGTAAAGGGCAGCAACGACCGCGAAAGCCCGATGCCCCAGGTCCACAAGCCGCCGATCCAGCTCTCCATCGATGAACTGATCGCGGTCGATACCTGGTTGTTCACTCGCGAGGGCGAAGAGGCCCCGGCGGTTGCGGATCTCCGTGCGGCCTACGAAAAGTTTATCCCGGCCGCTGACCGGCCCGAACCGGCTCAAGAAGCCGCGGCGCCTGCGGGTGGCGCTCCCGCCATCGCGATCGCGATGGGAACCGATAAGCCGGAAGATATGCTGACTAAGATGGGGTGCGGAGCCTGTCACACGATTCCCACCACCCCCAACAAGTTTGGCGCCATCGGCCCTGTCCTGGTCGAAAAGACCAATGCGAGTAAGCGCATCGCATCTCCGGAGTATCAGGCTCGCGTGAAGGCCGGCAAGGCTCACGCGAAGACTCCAAAAGAGTATGTTATCGAGTCGATCATGAATCCGAGCGCCTTCGTGATTCCAGCATTCAAGAACCCGGGCGCTCCGGATGTGTCGATGATGCCTGCTGATTTCTCCAAGAAGTTTACTTACGAAGCGGTCGAAAAGCTGGCGGATTTTCTGTTGTCGATCGACGAGTCGGCCGCGGCAAAGGACGGGATCAAAGTCGACAAGGATGGGAAGAAACTGCCTGGGTAG